ATAAGGGCGATAATCGCGTGTATCAGATTGCTTACACTCTATAAGGGCGGTAATTGCGTATATCAGATTGCTAACACTCAATACGGGTGGTAATCGCGTGCATCAGATTGCTAACACTCAATACGGGCGGTAATCGCGTGCATCAGATTGCTTACACTTAATACGGGCGGTAATCGCATGTATCAGATTGCTTACACTCTATACGGGCGGTAATCGCTTGTATCAGATAACTTACACTCTATAAGGGCGGTGATGTCGTCCTGCTGATTGCTTATACCGTATAATGGCGTTGATTATGTCCTGCAGATTGCTAACACACTATACGGGCGGTAATCGCGTGTATCAGATTGCTTACACTCTATAAGGGTTGTGATCGCGTATATCAGATTGCTTACACTCTATAAGGGTTGTGATCGCGTGTATATCAGATTGCTTACACCTTGTAAGATGTTAGTGGAAACATACAGCTTTTTCTTTGGCCTAACATGTAGTAAATACAATTCACAAATATTTCACAGTATCGCCTTGCGTATGCTATAAACGATCTAAATACAATATTTAGAAATTAGTTCTATATTATAGGCTTAACGTTAATCTTCACTCAGAGAAAACATTTGTATACTTACATTTCTTCTGACGTCGATACGAAAGTACTAAGAAGTAAGCAAATCGAAACTAGATAACAGAGGAATTCCCAACGAGTGATTGATTATATCATATctattttagaatataaataGAAAGGCAATATAGTGCATTTATAGAAATACATGCATTGGCACAGGccgtttttttctataaatctgaTTCAACGAGTTAGCTTGTTTGAGGTTTTGGAGTTATATTTTGGGGTTGTCACGATTCGAGAGAGATAAATTAACGTTGGATCTTTCTGGACTTACATTATATCTGCTTATTTTGGAGATAACACTTGTGAACcatctttatttaatataaaacgcAATTGCACTACTGCTAACAGTTCTAAATACAGTGTAGGTACACCATTGGAACAAGAAAGTAAAAAGccgtttatatttttattaattcatacAATTACAATGGAGCACtgaatacaattataacatCAACAATATTTTCCTGTTGTATGACCACTCCACACGATCACGGTTCCTCTTGGTGACATACCACTGTAATTTAACAGGGGCGtagaaataaatttaagtaGCAGGGAATATCCCAAAAGTAGGCGTGGGGTGTCCTTCCCCATTTAGAGTCTAAGGGGCAGCGCGTCTTGTGGAATGAATTAAGcctttttttaacctttttaaccaaaatttctagtcttctggtgcatgtttattttgtaacaggaAACCTTAACACATAAATGTACTTGAATATGATACTGAATCTGAGTAATACATCCCCCCTCCGTTTTAACaaccaaaataaatatctaGACACTTTGTGACGTATAAAGCGTACAAAATTTCACCaaaggtacatgtaaaattcatcaaagTAATGGATTGGTTTTAGCAGTGACATTACCGCAagcttgtttcatttgtttacaacCGGGTAACACGCGTTTACAAATAGGAATGTTGCGTAAATGGTAAAAGGTCTATCAGAATGCCAGACACGCTCATGTTGCAAACTTACTACGCTTTTTGGTGTCTGGAAAACAAAATCTTCTGTTCACCCTCCATTGCTTCACAAATCATTAACTTCAAAACATCCCCAGAGGGAGATGCGACTAATGAGGTTTTGTATCGAGCTAAATCAAATGCGGgtctctttaagcggcatagactgccctttgtttcatttaaaatggtgttgtaaatgaaaagttgtcTTTGACTtcagtctttattttaagcaaatgtttgccttccgacgtagcatatatgacgtaatttatcacgtggtatacaaacACTGTAATAGGAGGTACTTAATTTATCATGTaactttaatatatttctaGATTTGATGatattatcagaaacagtagCGTACAAAGGCATGGCTGCTCATATGATTGGGTCAATCTCTACCATTAAAGGATACTGATCCAAGGCGAAAACCAGGTATGTTCACCAGACTAGATCACACTACTCTATGTGTCCGGCTACTTGAACTGGAACGCTAGGAAACCCCAAGATGTGCCAAGTATCTGattatattctttaccacagTGTCTCTTCTTGAGTGTATTCGCATGGACCCTTATAGCACACAGATCGCAGTGACCTGTGGCCAACGCAGATACCAGGTATAAGGTGTACTTGAGTTTCCATCCATCATCTCCGTTCACAGGAATAGATCGCAATGCTATATGTATCTGGCTACTTTAACTGGAATACTAGATAACGCTATAGATATCAAGTTCCTTGTGCCTTTCTATCTAACAAATTGCAAGGCTATGTATTCAAGTTTTAACAGCCAGAAGGTCAAGAATCTTATTTATAGTCTTGAAACGTCAATTTCCGGTAAACTGCAAGAAGCTACCAAAAGGAAAGGTGAAAggtggattttcattggttgaactATATCTTTTATCCAATCAATGAGTATGTAACAAAGTAGGAGTTTTGCACATTGTGGTAAAAACATGTGTCAATGTCaacaaaatgattaataatttaaagttgATAGTAAATTATTCGGTGCAGAAGgggattaaaataattaatagacaatgctgttctttgtcaAGCCTTAccaacatgttaaaatatatgacattgaccttcattgccaatattggaaaatgacagaactgagaagtgaaactgaaagtagacaactgGGTGAAATGACcaggtatttatttattataatgatggtgtttttactttttgattcatttgtttttttatcaagtgCAAACAAGTCTGACTATTTGGAAATtggaagaaattaaaaatattgatatatttattacattctCTCAATGAGTCTGGAAgtcatcatttttaataaacaacagaTTTGTATCCCATTTAAGAGGAAGgaaagcccattaaattgtctctgaaacttttaagaactttttaatcaaacaattgactatatcaaagagttaaaacaAGGGATTAAACAATATTAGGTGTTAACAGAGTCAGTGcatattatgttgaaaatacaatgttattcattatagtgttatataaattatatccttTGTAAAAAATTATGAAGAATTGCccaattttgtcaaaattgacGCGAAAGTTCCCAATCTCACGGGTATAGGTTATATTTCCAAAATACCGAAAAAACACACCTGGGGCCGGTTGCTCAAAACCtcaattaaatttaacagtaCGTTACCTTAACCATCCGTTAAATCCATAACTGACTGTTACTTAACGGtcagtttaattattgttgctCATAGCTATTTAACTCTGCCGTTTAGTAACGCTAGCGTTAAATGCTTAACAGTCAATTAAATCCAACTTCCTGTCCCATAATTCATCTGTCACCATCATTCAGCATCCAAGATGGCCGACATCATAAAGTCTTCTGCTTATgatactgaaaaacaaaaaaggagaaaaaaaccTAATTTCACAGCTAGTGAAACTTTGATTATAGAGGAATGTATGGGAGACTTCGATACAAGGGAAATGCTTCACTGTCAACCCTAATAAAAGGGGTCATGAGGAATGGTTTCAGGGCGTACCTGCATATAATAAGACATAATAATGCAACTTGGCAAGGATGGATGTCTCTGATTCATAAGTAATATATCCAATAAAAAACCTTTAATACATATTCTTATTACTGTAACAAAATCAATCTTATCTATGTAGTAGTGATGGGCAATCACCTTGGATTTTCATAATCGATTAATCGGAGACCCTGATCGATCCATTATCCGATTAATCAGCTGTAATCAGACAGTATcacaaaagcatcattttctgatgtatatatcaataaggacctttgttttcatgtgtatttcatttcttatgctTCAGTCAGAAAACAggtattatttctggcatattgaataattctaaaaattattaaaaaaaaatattccaaggTTTATGAAGTAAGGGAACACTTCATGGTGAGGTTTACTTAAGatgacaaataaatattataaaaatattatatatttataactattacattattatgtaaattataaagataatacatggttgaccatggcttttggttgataattgccccagtgcaCATAATAATTACCAGAGGCATTTTTCAACCATGTCTTATCCTGTATGATAcacatgttttgtcatttggacaaatttgtcaatgacttatgcaccagtcaattttaaccacagcccccccccGTTCCGTGGGTATACCAGGGaaagccagggaaatgggctgtATTTTTACCTTCTAGGTGGCTCcacagtgctgagtgaatgcagtggttttgtcttcccgggAATGGGCCTAACATAAGATTCCCGTGGGttcaggggcatttggcgggggtttcacgAGTAGTTCCTTCTCACAGGTAGAGGACTTTGGCCcggcttggctggaccaaaagtcaaagtccccactattccccggacggggggggggggcggggcttggttacaattgacaattgactggtgcattattaaaccggtttttaaaaataaattgaaaaaaatgagacataacaCATTGGTTTTGGATGACATTAGCTATAAAAAATAACGAGTACTTGgaaattaaagaaacaattttttttctcacGTATTTTCGGAGTTGGACGGTaaacatttccattcttcaaacaGTTGTTACATCGACGGATcttgacgttcatttcaatatgtgagcacagctggggtcgatcaagcctagttttataagaatctgggcttgaatgaccctaaccatttcgctggaataatttgCACTTTTCCAGCACCTGGACGACCGATATCCAGGGTAATCTAATATTTTTAGATCGATGTCCCCCCTGGCCGTCCGCCATCATAAAGCGATTTGAAcgcaaagaaaaactaaatgaaagtactgttaaaacttaaagtatcggttacttcccttagctCTAAGTTACTGCGATATATAAAGTTGGAAATTTAATGGATTCAAGCAAACTTTTCATGTTCATACCCACTGTCTCCTAAAAGGACACCATCTGAAAACGCCACATGTTCAATGGTCAGTTTGGCTGCCAATCCCGACGTTCTGAAGACGTGCGCGTCGTGGCACGACCCAGGCCAGCTTGCATTTACACTTGTAAATTTTCctgtaaaatgattaaacaattaaactgtGCAGTAATAATCAGAGTTGAATCCGCAAATGGCAGTGGTTCACTTGGGtaatggttcacttcgtcctgcaCCTTCCAAACTCTTCACAATCTGTATGCATAGACTCTGTATACAAAATCTTTTAGTACGGTACCATATGTTACCTATGTCTACgagttatttatttaacaaaaaaatgataaataatatagtaCGTCGACttgaattattgtattaattaagCATTTTCCCTCTTTATGTATACTGTCAGCGCTCCAGTCAGCCTTTTAGTATCGCCCTTTAACCGGACGTGTTTTGGCCGAattgacaatataattattatgttaagcgTTCGAAAGAAAAGATggaaatactgaaaacaaaagtggAAAACTCAAAGTTTTATACCTTTGATGTCACATACAGCCTGCATGTTGATGCTATGGAAGCCTTTCCTATTCACGAAGGCTGGTTCGTCTTCGGATGGCGCCTGGATTCGGATATGTGTTCCGTCTACACATCCAACAACATTCGGGAAACCAGCTTTCTTAAAAAATTCTGTCATATTCCATGCTCGAGCATTGGCATCAGGCCACATCACAAACTGATGTATGTGACCACAAATTGCTTCTGTTACTTGGGCTACAACACGTGACACAGTGCACTTGTGGTAGCCCATGCTATCACcaatgatgttaaaaaatgcTCCTGTGGCGAAGAAGCGCAACGTAATCAGAATCATCTGTCTAACAGTAAGTGCTCTGTTTCTTCTTGTCGTTCTTTCCAGCGATTCCTTCAGCAAATCCTCTAGATAATCTATTCCACCATTCGTATATCTGTATCTGGCATACATCTCATTGTCTAGCATATTCTGTACATGTGTAGTGTGCCGAAATTCTTTCACTTTTCTATGATTTACAAATAGagccgccatcttggaaaccTTCCGTTAATGTTTTAACGTAGGTCTATTCCTCCGTTACATTTAACGGCTGGTTCAACCGTTATACCCGCCGTTAAATTCTAACTTTATTTTGAGCAACCTCATACCAATAATAGTTAAAATTAAACGGACCGTTAAAACTTTAACGAGCCGTTAAATTTAACTGAGGTTTTGAGCAACCGGCCCCTGAAGACGGTCAGATATCAGCTGAGCAACGCAATTTTAAACTCCCGGGCGGACGAGTTCATTATTTATATGGGTATAACGGGTAATTTGCATTTCGCAAAAACTTTTTGTAGGGAGACAGCTTTATTTTTTACTAATActctttatgaaaaaaaaactgccgGTTGGTAAATAGTGTTTAACATGATACCTTAGATTATTATTGttgcttataaaatatattttgaatctatgaaataaataagtctGCAGAGATACAGataacttttttacttaaagtgTATGTTACACCCTTATGCAATCTAGTAAAGTGTATGGTACACCCTTGGGCCATTCATTAATGTGTAATGACGATTTCTAAAGAGTACtgatacattaaaatacataaatgaatgactaattttattttaacaaaccGGTTTAAAATATAGTCAAAACGCCTAGCTAGAATGGTAAAAATACTCGGAAGAACGTTACGccctatttattatttttaatcgtACCGGTACCAACAGCTGTTTGATTTTTTGTCGTAATGGGCGgtttttaaagtgtatttacgCCCATTACGACCCTTATCTGTAGCTCTGTCAGTCTGTAATGTAAAACTAACCTTTGATAAACTCTTCCAGACATGAAACTTTGTTAATACAAATGGCCACTTTATAACAAAGGGCGGCAATTGTGCAAAGATGCGGTTACGCTacacatgcaagattttgaatcatattattattttatgcggtaaataaagttgaaatagagactgagatttgacttgaaTATTTTTGAGATGAATATTTGGCTTTCAACAGTGAAAAGTAGATGTGTTAAGTcacaatatcatataaaatgaaaatgaaccTTTGGACACTTTGGTGTTTTTGCGtagatatttgcaaaccaatgatataagattgctcacaaaaaatcagatcgtagattttcatatttccgttcgaaaattgatgttttatggactaacggttaaagaaaaatgcataaaacatcaatttttgaacttaaatataaaaatctgcgatctgatttttgtcagtagtcttatataactggtttctatggattttcgcgaaaattagctcgttccaaagcaaaaaaatagaaaaagttgtcaaaacgttcaatatgtgagacGGCAGatttaaacttataaaaccCACCCAGTAAGGAGGTCTAGGCCTTGTAAATTAAGATTTCTCTATATAAACGTTCATTATTGAAAAtcttaatataccaaaatgtgTGACGTGATACCACCCTCGTTTATGCCAAATATCAACCCAAAGCGACTTACAGAAATTTCGAAAGATCaaaatcatttatcatttttccaATTTCCGTTACTGTCCAAGAGTGAGAGTTACATTGTTTAAACCACTGTAACTGCACCAATGCTAAACAATTATCCATGTCTACTGAGTGGTTTCATGCACATTGTATCAAAAACTATCATTAAAAAATGTCCTTATCAGATAAGGTTGTCGCCGAATTTCggcttttaaataaaaatgctatttatgcAATAGAAGTGCTACAGATATGCGATAACCTTCAAGTATtcacttttatcatttgtatttcGTAAAGGATTACAAACTGTGCAGTGAGTTTTTATTCAGAATGAATACCTTATCATGTTCAGGTATACAGTAGATGAAGATATTTTGTTTCGACCAGTTTTCTCTTCGCATTATTTAAGGAGGCTTGAAGGCCTTTGAAGTCATTCTTTCTAGCAAAAGGCCAATTCTTAACTTAAGTTAAACTCTTATATAAATCTTACTCGagttaaaagaaatgtataatggttttttttttacatgaaagtatgaattttgaatcaaatcaaatcaatgaaaaattCAGATATTAGGAAGGGATTATACGATATAATCTGTGAGATACTTAACTTCAGAATACAATTTAAGTTAGAAAgaacttaatatgttttatgataaccTGCCCTGAGTTCAGCGTATCGAGTAAACGATATTTAAAATCCCATACCTAAATTCCTGATAGTGGCGGGTCTGTGCTCTAGTGgttacacacttgactgtcaatccaggggtcgtaGGTTCAATTCACCATCGCACcactagaaaaaaaaatcttctggGCCGTACGTTAAATGGAAGACCCGTCTGACAGTGCTTTTTATTGCTACACGTTATAAAACCAGGGTTGCTTTTATAATAGTTACATTCTGTCTATGCAATAGTACCGAAATATTAATATGACAAACACACTTATCAGAGCACTCGCTGAATGAGCCAAACTCAAAACCATACACATTTTTCACGAATGTAACACGGtttcagggtgaggaatcacgtgacttcaacggggttctcacatgtgtcaccacggttcaaaaccgatgtaaacaagcaagaaagtgacagttatttctaaataacatttttgagagaaaagataagaaaatatttctaagcCTATAAAAGacaatgctattttctgcttctacaagtgTGAACTATTTtggatttgcttgtattttaaggATGGAATCCTTAGCCAAAATTTCGATTCGACGGGATTTTGTAGAACTATGCAACGCTGTATGCgccgtgattctttgttttgtacacGTTTCTGGTTTCTTACCGGTGAAGTTTCTACTTCAGTGTTGTTTAACAGCAACTATATTAACTTGACCCGACAACCCACGTTCACTTCACTACAACCACGCTTTCTGCAAGGATTACCACGATGTGTGTATGAACCCACTTACAAGAACGTTCCGTATGTCTGGATGGGTTGCATATATGAGTTGGATAATAGCCGAAATGATATATGAACCAGGATGCGTTTTGACTAGTGAATCGTTAGAAATTATTGCTGATATTAGAACTCaatgtgttaaaaatattcattaaccTTACTAAAACTTTACGTGACCAATCGAATTAAATCGCCTAATGAGCCACAATTCCAAACGGAAGTACTTTTACAGTAGAACACGAACTTATTTGACAGCTCGGATATTTAATTGTGCTTCGACAGTTTTGAATAGCATAGACTATA
This genomic stretch from Mya arenaria isolate MELC-2E11 chromosome 10, ASM2691426v1 harbors:
- the LOC128207038 gene encoding putative nuclease HARBI1, which translates into the protein MLDNEMYARYRYTNGGIDYLEDLLKESLERTTRRNRALTVRQMILITLRFFATGAFFNIIGDSMGYHKCTVSRVVAQVTEAICGHIHQFVMWPDANARAWNMTEFFKKAGFPNVVGCVDGTHIRIQAPSEDEPAFVNRKGFHSINMQAVCDIKGKFTSVNASWPGSCHDAHVFRTSGLAAKLTIEHVAFSDGVLLGDSGIISRRLYDVGHLGC